The Elgaria multicarinata webbii isolate HBS135686 ecotype San Diego chromosome 4, rElgMul1.1.pri, whole genome shotgun sequence genome contains a region encoding:
- the GREM2 gene encoding gremlin-2, giving the protein MHSLLRMTWKLALSFFLVSALVQLSESRKTRPAGAIPSPYKDSRSNNSERRQHLNKEVLASSQEALVVTERKYLKSDWCKTQPLRQTVSEEGCFSRTIINRFCYGQCNSFYIPRHVKKEEESFQSCAFCKPQKVTSFTVELECPELDPPFRLKKIQKVKQCRCMSVNLSSTGKQQK; this is encoded by the exons ATGCATTCTCTGCTTAG AATGACCTGGAAACTTGCTTTATCCTTCTTTCTCGTATCTGCTCTGGTTCAATTGTCAGAAAGCAGGAAAACCCGCCCTGCAGGTGCCATCCCCTCGCCTTACAAAGACAGTCGCAGCAACAACTCGGAGAGGCGGCAACATCTAAACAAAGAGGTGCTGGCCTCAAGCCAGGAGGCCCTCGTGGTCACTGAGCGGAAGTACCTGAAAAGCGACTGGTGCAAAACGCAGCCACTGCGGCAGACCGTCAGCGAGGAGGGCTGCTTCAGCCGCACCATCATCAACCGCTTCTGCTACGGCCAGTGCAACTCCTTCTATATCCCGCGGCatgtgaaaaaggaggaggagtctTTCCAGTCCTGTGCCTTCTGCAAGCCTCAGAAGGTCACCTCCTTCACCGTGGAGCTAGAGTGCCCTGAACTGGACCCCCCGTTCCGACTTAAGAAAATTCAGAAGGTCAAGCAGTGCCGATGTATGTCTGTGAACCTGAGCAGTACAGGGAAACAGCAAAAGTGA